One part of the Mariniblastus fucicola genome encodes these proteins:
- a CDS encoding sulfatase-like hydrolase/transferase: MKPFSVVSSAILFLVAFHATGSAQQPARRPNIILIYADDISARELPLYESSVWSKPTKGDTSDVKFRAKTPAIEQMAREGCWIKTAWASVVCSPSRAMMMTGRYAHLHKWWNNKDKGRWINPDNGKPQTWPLYESSPLQIGHVAQQAGYATYWSGKTQMAGDLQRFGFDQGCFTPGQLSDTDNPYTDFKMIQKKVDGQRQVFSCDTGERLDTYQQHGWYWMPHVRLMNHGGKKFQWWPNSPESEKSYGLATWGPDVELDFVFDFMDQQAANEKPFFVYHTTHLGHDGFDFLHPDSKSSWPGTPILSWDGSSYKRTEPHVTGDKGVYDDHGTITEPGIHKHIEYLDYQVWQYRNKLEELGIADDTVIIFCADNGTSGYGKNSPDRQKGVHVPMVIYAPGMTKQGRQDVLVNMSDLLPTIADLSGFKVPSDYEVNGQNLVPFLYGEQTEHRDWIYAYSFEKQLIRGDLVMKDGREKWWDVSETPDDLISYRQIKDWSSVSAAHRAERDLLLAQLPQFDLHATQHDAPGVDLPPTKRRQGNAKSGKTKKSGATASKKVLFADDFDSRTEVGEGYSLGRFSEGAFEIVDGVLVTKQVSDKHGSVIRKGLKFKNVDVEFDVRFSGGKSFNFVFDDAREQSVHAGHICRVSMSPKWINVRDDKTGVMKNEIRAKRKSADLSATEKAELEKLIASKQSSGKLKLKANEWHRVRLLLNGSKLEAFIDGQSVASLDSPGIGHATKTKLGMTINGGTIDFDNLKIYSVAN, from the coding sequence ATGAAACCATTCAGCGTCGTATCATCCGCCATCCTTTTTCTGGTTGCTTTCCACGCAACGGGTTCGGCGCAGCAGCCTGCCAGGCGGCCGAACATCATTCTGATCTACGCCGACGACATCAGTGCCCGCGAGTTGCCGCTCTACGAGTCCAGTGTCTGGAGCAAACCGACCAAAGGCGATACGAGTGACGTGAAGTTTCGCGCGAAGACGCCTGCCATCGAGCAGATGGCTCGCGAAGGATGCTGGATCAAAACGGCTTGGGCTTCCGTCGTTTGCTCTCCGAGCAGAGCGATGATGATGACCGGTCGCTACGCTCATTTGCACAAATGGTGGAACAACAAAGACAAAGGACGCTGGATCAATCCCGACAACGGGAAACCGCAAACGTGGCCTCTGTACGAAAGTTCGCCATTGCAGATTGGTCACGTTGCCCAGCAAGCCGGATACGCAACTTACTGGTCTGGCAAAACTCAAATGGCGGGCGACTTGCAACGATTCGGTTTCGACCAAGGATGTTTCACGCCCGGTCAGCTTTCAGATACAGACAACCCGTACACCGATTTCAAGATGATTCAGAAGAAAGTCGACGGGCAGAGGCAAGTATTCAGCTGCGATACCGGTGAAAGGCTCGACACGTATCAGCAGCATGGCTGGTACTGGATGCCGCATGTTCGACTGATGAACCATGGCGGGAAGAAGTTCCAGTGGTGGCCGAATTCGCCTGAGTCAGAAAAGTCGTATGGGCTGGCGACTTGGGGGCCCGATGTGGAGCTCGATTTCGTTTTCGATTTTATGGATCAACAGGCTGCGAACGAAAAGCCATTTTTCGTTTACCACACCACGCATCTGGGCCACGACGGGTTTGACTTTCTGCATCCGGATTCCAAATCCAGTTGGCCGGGCACGCCGATTTTGAGCTGGGACGGATCGAGCTATAAACGGACCGAGCCACATGTCACTGGCGACAAAGGCGTCTATGACGATCACGGAACGATCACCGAACCGGGGATCCACAAACACATCGAATACCTCGACTACCAGGTTTGGCAGTACCGAAACAAACTGGAGGAACTGGGAATCGCCGACGACACGGTAATCATTTTTTGCGCGGACAATGGAACCAGTGGCTATGGGAAAAACAGTCCCGATCGTCAGAAAGGCGTGCACGTTCCGATGGTGATCTACGCGCCGGGGATGACGAAGCAGGGCCGGCAAGATGTGTTGGTCAATATGTCGGACTTGCTGCCGACGATCGCGGATTTGAGTGGCTTTAAAGTTCCGTCCGACTACGAAGTCAACGGCCAGAACCTTGTTCCGTTTCTCTACGGCGAGCAAACAGAACATCGTGATTGGATCTACGCGTACAGCTTCGAAAAACAACTTATTCGTGGCGATTTGGTAATGAAAGACGGACGCGAAAAATGGTGGGACGTTTCAGAGACGCCCGACGATTTGATCAGCTATCGGCAGATCAAGGATTGGAGCAGTGTTTCGGCTGCGCATCGAGCCGAACGCGACCTGTTGTTGGCTCAGCTTCCTCAATTCGATTTGCACGCGACGCAGCACGATGCTCCGGGAGTCGATTTGCCTCCGACGAAGCGAAGACAGGGCAATGCCAAATCAGGGAAGACGAAGAAATCCGGAGCGACGGCCAGCAAGAAAGTTTTGTTTGCAGACGACTTCGACAGCCGAACAGAAGTTGGCGAGGGCTATAGCCTGGGCCGATTTTCCGAAGGGGCGTTTGAGATTGTGGACGGAGTACTGGTCACAAAGCAGGTTTCTGACAAACACGGTTCGGTGATCCGAAAAGGATTGAAGTTCAAAAACGTTGACGTTGAGTTTGATGTGCGATTCAGCGGCGGCAAGAGTTTTAACTTTGTCTTCGACGACGCCAGGGAGCAGTCTGTCCATGCAGGACATATTTGTCGGGTCTCGATGTCGCCTAAATGGATCAATGTTCGGGATGATAAAACGGGCGTTATGAAAAATGAAATCCGGGCAAAACGAAAGTCCGCTGATCTTTCCGCGACCGAGAAAGCGGAGTTGGAGAAATTGATCGCGTCAAAACAGTCGTCTGGCAAACTGAAGCTGAAGGCCAACGAGTGGCACCGCGTGCGATTGCTGCTCAACGGCTCAAAGCTGGAGGCTTTTATCGACGGGCAGTCGGTCGCCAGTCTTGATTCGCCAGGTATCGGTCACGCGACGAAGACAAAACTCGGCATGACCATCAACGGTGGCACGATTGATTTTGACAACCTGAAAATCTACTCGGTCGCCAATTGA
- a CDS encoding HD-GYP domain-containing protein, protein MENNKRWPLVVLIATVQLSVFMFAVATMVNWASDQQPQTMPGWWSLLVLLTSLIGVAGIGLMMSMSMRVDRDNEASNLDLEQQISVKTSELSRTQNAIIFGLAKLAESRDTDTGEHLDRIREYVTILATDLSTKYPQFDESAIRNLGFASSLHDVGKVGIPDSILLKPGRLTDGERKVMEHHTVIGGECLEAIQQRLGENEFMEMAREVAWWHHERWDGTGYPHQLVGDEIPLVARIVSVADVYDALTSKRPYKRAMSHAESREILLEGKGSQFDPDVIEAFLRHEEEFERISIPQKDISDEDCISGLQRLADSVEALRCETSNLLNRETLAKSQDKNNKAKTEDTESTA, encoded by the coding sequence ATGGAAAATAACAAAAGATGGCCACTGGTGGTTCTGATTGCCACGGTTCAACTCAGCGTGTTCATGTTCGCTGTGGCAACCATGGTAAATTGGGCCTCCGATCAACAGCCGCAGACAATGCCCGGGTGGTGGAGTCTGCTTGTCCTGCTGACCAGCCTGATTGGCGTGGCAGGCATTGGGCTGATGATGTCGATGTCGATGCGAGTCGATCGTGACAACGAGGCCTCGAACCTCGACCTTGAGCAACAGATTTCCGTCAAAACCAGCGAGCTTTCACGAACGCAAAACGCCATCATTTTCGGGCTGGCAAAGCTGGCCGAAAGTCGCGATACCGATACGGGTGAACACCTCGATCGAATCCGCGAGTACGTGACGATCCTGGCGACTGACCTTTCAACAAAATATCCACAGTTCGACGAATCAGCGATTCGCAATCTTGGCTTCGCGTCTTCGCTTCATGATGTCGGCAAAGTCGGCATTCCGGATTCGATCCTGCTTAAACCGGGACGACTCACCGACGGCGAACGCAAAGTCATGGAACACCACACCGTCATCGGTGGCGAGTGTCTGGAAGCGATTCAACAGCGACTGGGTGAGAACGAGTTCATGGAAATGGCTCGCGAAGTCGCCTGGTGGCATCACGAACGCTGGGACGGCACTGGCTATCCGCATCAACTTGTCGGAGACGAAATTCCACTGGTGGCACGAATTGTTTCGGTTGCTGACGTTTACGACGCGCTGACTTCGAAGCGTCCGTACAAGCGAGCGATGAGTCACGCCGAGAGTCGCGAAATTTTGCTCGAAGGCAAAGGCTCCCAGTTCGACCCGGATGTGATTGAAGCATTCCTGCGGCACGAAGAAGAATTTGAACGGATTTCGATCCCGCAAAAAGACATCTCTGATGAAGACTGCATTTCCGGGTTACAGCGACTTGCTGACAGCGTAGAAGCCCTTCGCTGTGAAACGTCAAATCTGCTCAATCGCGAAACGCTGGCCAAGTCTCAGGACAAGAACAACAAAGCCAAAACAGAAGACACCGAGTCGACAGCCTAG
- a CDS encoding type II secretion system protein GspD, whose product MRVSKQLKRGLLTSAVALAFSTMPMLTSASQGQDSGFQTNGATQSASMGSAVTSGQEHLLAARRALAIGDVKGATESALQARASQADFSGLGDSPQQIDAMIARQNKLVELYQSGSAESGYDTEAAKFLMEQAEALVKYRDFKTARVLAEQSKKFTAVDFSTFSMTPDRMIQIIDIASQSAATSQVDAKTEVSRLMAQAKLFVDQNNWVKAKEVVQQAKSFNLGDDQFAKGETLPWQLDMLIDNALNVQAAGINGANTIAPASFNEPADNTVARAEYDPATDATKVVPASMENDSNTPADDGFKPVIPPVPGAKVVVAKLQDDLQNRGQQMYRSGVEAMQSNDTDRAREFFQLAMQYPADLDVNTKDEIRSQLSQMKTVSAVIDSKPEVAQTSGVDEEFGYGLKNKSEFTRLQSEVFRERQAAERMLQDNPREALQRLSMLRTKVASAQVAAETSRPLLKIVDRDITKFQDYIERNLSQIQNQEEVETRRDNVERMRQRRLDVDQQLSQLVNEYNKLIDEQRFAEARLVVDQAEELAPNTEVVSVLREKWRTVFNDSRFQMDRDDQQQRYIDAQHDVYRSADAMTTSNVLELDPDIEGYAERIRDRANRQASLRYSSEANRMIWNKLKNTDVEGEYRGTLAEAMDQLSRQAGLNIVFDTMALEAVNVSTEQMVNAPIRNPISLESALNVILSGVGLEFAVEDEVIKVTSREAQEATLITETYYIGDLLAPLKNYRNPNELSFMQAGANNGYGGFGGGSMNVPNAGPSTLAGAAAQAAMGQQLGAGGFPGAGQLGGGGYGGYGNNDPQRGTPYFGTVGNQPQGGITEADFQTLIQLIQQTVSSDSWEQNGGGNGTIQSFPPNLSLIVANSQKVQDEIRDLLKKLRELNDVQIVIEVRFVAIQDNFFERVGIDFDFSINDNSGVSDPTVDNLPRSIVVGNTGSSVGGTSNGVFLPTGNQDIQFTQGSFELTEPAFGGFDVASAANFGFAILSDIEVFFLMQAAKGSTRATVTEAPTVVMFNGQSASVNDTQQRPFVTSVQPVVGDFAVAHQPIITILPDGTNLNVTATVSSDRRSVNMALVPFFSEVTEVQTFTFTGTTRTEVSTNSLLDDLLDNLDPTNADDSDDEIQTVSEGVTIQLPVLATTSVNTVVSVPDGGTILMGGIKRMRETRTERGVPMLSSIPYVNRLFTNVGTGRETTNLMMMVTPRIIIQAEEERKQIGVFGEEE is encoded by the coding sequence GTGAGAGTCTCCAAGCAACTTAAGAGAGGGCTTCTGACTTCAGCGGTAGCACTGGCGTTTTCAACAATGCCGATGCTGACGTCTGCCAGCCAGGGACAGGATTCCGGATTTCAAACCAACGGTGCGACTCAGTCAGCATCCATGGGCAGTGCGGTCACCAGCGGGCAAGAACATTTGCTCGCTGCACGACGGGCACTGGCAATCGGCGACGTCAAAGGCGCGACCGAATCGGCGTTGCAAGCGAGAGCTTCGCAAGCTGACTTCAGTGGCCTGGGCGATTCGCCGCAACAGATCGATGCCATGATCGCTCGTCAGAACAAACTGGTAGAGCTTTACCAGTCCGGTTCGGCTGAGTCTGGCTATGACACCGAAGCGGCCAAGTTCCTCATGGAGCAGGCGGAAGCTTTGGTCAAGTATCGTGACTTCAAGACGGCTCGTGTTCTTGCAGAGCAATCCAAGAAGTTCACTGCGGTTGACTTCAGCACGTTCTCAATGACTCCGGATCGCATGATTCAGATCATTGACATCGCGAGTCAAAGCGCTGCCACATCGCAGGTCGATGCAAAGACAGAAGTCTCGCGACTGATGGCCCAGGCGAAACTCTTTGTGGACCAGAACAACTGGGTCAAAGCCAAAGAGGTTGTTCAGCAAGCCAAATCATTCAACCTTGGCGACGATCAGTTTGCCAAAGGTGAAACTTTGCCGTGGCAGTTGGACATGCTGATCGATAATGCCCTGAACGTTCAGGCGGCAGGGATCAATGGCGCCAACACGATTGCTCCGGCTTCGTTCAACGAACCAGCCGACAACACGGTAGCACGTGCGGAATATGATCCGGCGACCGACGCAACGAAGGTTGTTCCGGCCAGCATGGAGAACGATTCGAACACTCCGGCCGACGACGGTTTCAAACCTGTGATCCCACCGGTTCCGGGTGCGAAAGTCGTTGTTGCCAAATTGCAGGACGATTTGCAAAACCGCGGACAGCAGATGTATCGCTCTGGCGTTGAAGCCATGCAGTCGAACGATACGGATCGTGCACGTGAGTTTTTCCAACTTGCGATGCAGTATCCTGCAGATTTGGATGTAAACACCAAAGACGAAATCCGCAGCCAACTTTCACAAATGAAAACTGTGTCTGCAGTCATCGACTCCAAGCCTGAGGTTGCTCAGACTTCTGGCGTCGATGAAGAGTTCGGTTACGGTTTGAAGAACAAGAGTGAGTTCACTCGACTTCAGTCGGAAGTCTTCCGTGAGCGTCAAGCGGCTGAGCGTATGCTGCAGGACAATCCACGGGAAGCACTTCAACGCCTTTCAATGCTGCGTACGAAAGTTGCTTCGGCTCAGGTGGCGGCGGAAACCAGCCGTCCGCTATTGAAGATCGTTGATCGGGACATCACGAAGTTCCAGGACTACATCGAACGCAATCTTTCACAGATCCAGAATCAGGAAGAAGTTGAAACACGCCGTGACAATGTTGAGCGTATGCGTCAGCGTCGTCTGGATGTGGATCAGCAGCTTAGCCAACTGGTCAATGAGTACAACAAGCTGATTGATGAGCAGCGCTTCGCTGAAGCCAGACTGGTCGTCGATCAGGCGGAAGAGTTGGCTCCTAACACGGAAGTCGTCTCTGTTCTCCGGGAGAAATGGCGAACGGTCTTCAATGATTCAAGATTTCAAATGGATCGCGATGATCAACAACAGCGCTACATCGATGCTCAACATGATGTGTACCGTTCGGCTGACGCAATGACGACCAGCAATGTCCTTGAACTCGATCCTGACATTGAAGGATACGCAGAACGTATTCGTGATCGTGCCAACCGTCAGGCATCGCTCCGCTACTCAAGCGAAGCGAATCGCATGATCTGGAACAAGCTGAAAAACACCGACGTCGAAGGCGAATATCGCGGCACACTTGCTGAAGCGATGGATCAGCTCTCACGTCAAGCTGGCTTGAACATTGTCTTTGACACCATGGCTCTGGAAGCGGTCAACGTTTCGACTGAGCAAATGGTCAACGCGCCGATTCGCAATCCAATCTCACTTGAAAGTGCACTTAACGTGATCCTTTCAGGCGTTGGACTTGAGTTCGCAGTCGAAGACGAAGTGATCAAGGTCACCAGCCGCGAAGCTCAGGAAGCAACGCTCATCACGGAAACGTACTACATCGGAGACTTGCTTGCTCCGTTGAAGAACTACCGCAACCCGAACGAGCTTTCGTTCATGCAAGCCGGTGCCAACAATGGCTATGGTGGATTTGGCGGAGGTTCAATGAACGTTCCAAATGCTGGACCTTCGACGCTTGCCGGTGCTGCTGCTCAAGCAGCTATGGGCCAGCAACTCGGAGCCGGTGGATTCCCTGGAGCCGGTCAACTCGGCGGCGGTGGATACGGCGGATACGGCAACAACGATCCTCAGCGTGGCACGCCATACTTTGGAACCGTTGGAAACCAGCCTCAAGGTGGTATCACCGAAGCTGACTTCCAAACGCTGATTCAGCTGATTCAGCAAACGGTTTCGTCAGATTCATGGGAACAGAACGGTGGCGGAAACGGTACTATTCAGTCATTCCCACCAAACCTGAGTCTGATCGTTGCCAACAGCCAGAAAGTTCAGGACGAGATTCGCGACCTGCTGAAGAAGCTTCGTGAGCTCAACGATGTTCAGATCGTCATCGAAGTCCGCTTCGTTGCGATTCAGGATAACTTCTTCGAGCGAGTCGGTATCGACTTCGACTTCTCGATTAACGACAACTCAGGCGTCTCCGACCCGACCGTCGACAACCTGCCACGCAGCATCGTGGTTGGTAACACGGGCTCATCGGTCGGTGGTACTTCCAACGGTGTTTTCCTGCCAACAGGTAACCAGGACATTCAGTTTACTCAGGGCAGTTTTGAGTTGACTGAACCAGCCTTTGGTGGGTTCGACGTTGCGTCTGCTGCGAACTTCGGGTTTGCGATCCTGTCTGACATCGAAGTGTTTTTCCTGATGCAAGCCGCAAAAGGAAGTACTCGTGCGACGGTTACAGAAGCTCCTACGGTTGTCATGTTCAACGGTCAAAGTGCAAGTGTCAACGATACTCAGCAACGTCCGTTTGTAACTTCGGTTCAGCCGGTTGTTGGTGACTTCGCGGTCGCTCATCAGCCAATCATCACGATCCTTCCTGATGGTACGAACCTGAACGTAACGGCGACGGTTTCTTCTGACCGTCGGTCGGTCAACATGGCTTTGGTTCCGTTCTTCAGCGAAGTGACGGAAGTCCAAACGTTCACGTTCACTGGAACGACACGAACGGAAGTTTCCACGAACTCACTTCTTGATGACCTACTCGACAACCTCGATCCGACCAACGCGGACGACAGCGATGACGAGATCCAAACGGTCAGCGAAGGTGTGACGATTCAGCTGCCAGTCCTTGCGACGACCTCGGTGAACACCGTGGTCAGCGTGCCGGACGGTGGTACGATTCTGATGGGTGGTATCAAGCGTATGCGTGAAACCAGAACCGAGCGTGGCGTTCCAATGCTCAGCTCGATCCCTTATGTGAATCGTCTGTTCACGAACGTGGGAACCGGTCGCGAGACCACCAACCTGATGATGATGGTGACTCCACGAATCATCATTCAGGCTGAAGAAGAGCGAAAGCAAATCGGCGTCTTCGGCGAAGAAGAATAA
- a CDS encoding site-2 protease family protein, with product MTDSAPTISSGAKRPLGMRVRADLVANRQCYEGRDCWVVKDPIAMKYFRFEEEEYRLLQMIDGEASPDQIKRKFEHDFSPQKINLQELFQLVGMLYRNSLLVSDAPEQGESLRHRAAETEKAKRWQSLTNILAIRFKGFDPDEFLTAINPYTAWFFTWPAFFGVLLLGFGALSLIVTNFESFQNKLPSFDNFFAASNWLLLAIVLGVTKVIHEFGHGLACKRFGGRCHEMGLMFLVLTPCLYANVSDSWVLKSKWQRAFIAAAGMYVELVIASIAVFVWWFSMPGLVHHLALNVIVVCSVSTLLFNANPLLRYDGYYILADVLEIPNLRQKSSAMLNRVSGKLFLGIESAEDPFAPSRRKWLFITYSILAVAYRWLITFSIFWFVYRVLEPYGLKIIGQMLAVMAIYGLVGMPLVKLYKFFSIPGRTSMVKLARLAGTLVAVGLVLGGIMLIPIPRYVYGSFYIEPQNVQTVYVEEPGVLSRIYVQPNQHVEAGTPLVELESPDLKQQLAGLESAVHMANVELWVAEQAEMNRMAGQMSPVEANAAVETALANYRKKHADGEKLRVRSPRAGFFLAGHRRPVPNSDSGVLDGWHGSPLEPRNIGCSMDRQTIVGRIVPDMKKLIAVLAIDQSEIEFIRSDQSVKLVSWQDRSTAIHSQTEKISPVEMKVVPQGLSSRYGGGLVTRQNANGEDEPLSTTYMVNVPVELAEDDAVVFPGSTGVARIRTGSQTVGTRIWRLVCQTFQFEL from the coding sequence ATGACCGACTCCGCCCCCACGATCTCCTCCGGCGCGAAACGCCCCTTGGGAATGCGGGTGCGCGCGGATCTGGTCGCCAACCGGCAGTGCTACGAAGGCCGCGATTGTTGGGTTGTCAAAGATCCGATCGCGATGAAGTACTTTCGGTTCGAAGAGGAAGAGTATCGCCTGCTTCAGATGATTGATGGCGAAGCGAGTCCGGATCAGATCAAGCGAAAATTCGAACACGATTTTTCGCCGCAAAAGATTAACCTCCAGGAACTGTTTCAGTTGGTCGGGATGCTGTATCGGAACAGCCTGTTGGTTTCCGATGCACCCGAGCAAGGCGAATCGTTGCGACACCGCGCAGCGGAAACCGAAAAAGCCAAACGTTGGCAATCGCTAACCAATATTCTGGCGATTCGATTCAAGGGTTTCGACCCGGATGAATTTCTTACCGCGATCAATCCGTACACGGCCTGGTTCTTCACGTGGCCGGCCTTTTTCGGCGTGCTGCTTTTAGGGTTCGGGGCTTTGTCGTTGATCGTGACGAACTTCGAATCGTTCCAGAACAAACTGCCCTCCTTTGACAACTTCTTCGCTGCCAGCAATTGGCTGCTGTTGGCGATCGTGCTGGGTGTGACAAAAGTCATCCACGAGTTTGGCCATGGATTGGCGTGCAAACGATTCGGAGGACGCTGCCACGAAATGGGGCTGATGTTCCTTGTGCTGACGCCCTGTTTGTACGCGAACGTGAGTGATTCATGGGTGCTGAAAAGTAAGTGGCAACGTGCCTTTATCGCTGCCGCCGGAATGTATGTCGAATTGGTAATCGCCTCGATCGCGGTGTTCGTGTGGTGGTTCAGCATGCCTGGTTTGGTGCATCATTTGGCGCTCAACGTGATCGTTGTCTGTTCGGTCAGCACACTGTTGTTCAATGCGAATCCGCTGTTGCGCTACGACGGTTACTACATCCTTGCAGACGTTCTCGAGATTCCAAACTTGCGGCAAAAAAGCAGTGCGATGCTAAACCGAGTCAGCGGAAAGCTGTTCCTTGGCATCGAGTCCGCAGAGGATCCGTTTGCTCCGTCGCGCCGCAAATGGCTGTTCATCACGTACAGCATTTTGGCCGTTGCGTATCGCTGGCTGATTACGTTTTCGATTTTCTGGTTCGTGTACCGCGTTCTTGAACCCTACGGTCTGAAGATCATCGGGCAGATGTTGGCCGTGATGGCAATCTATGGACTGGTGGGCATGCCGCTGGTCAAACTGTACAAATTCTTTTCCATCCCGGGGAGAACTTCGATGGTAAAACTCGCACGCCTGGCCGGAACACTCGTTGCGGTCGGCTTGGTGCTTGGTGGGATCATGCTGATTCCGATTCCGCGTTACGTATACGGTTCCTTTTATATTGAGCCACAAAATGTACAGACGGTCTATGTGGAAGAACCAGGCGTCCTTTCGCGAATCTATGTTCAGCCGAACCAGCACGTCGAAGCCGGCACGCCGCTTGTCGAACTTGAGAGCCCGGACTTAAAACAACAGTTGGCGGGACTTGAGTCCGCGGTTCACATGGCCAACGTTGAGCTGTGGGTTGCCGAACAGGCAGAGATGAATCGCATGGCTGGCCAAATGAGTCCGGTCGAAGCGAACGCGGCTGTCGAAACCGCGTTGGCGAACTACAGAAAGAAACATGCGGACGGTGAAAAGCTACGCGTCAGAAGTCCTCGGGCCGGCTTCTTTCTGGCCGGACATCGTAGGCCGGTTCCGAATTCCGATTCCGGAGTGCTCGATGGCTGGCACGGTTCACCGTTGGAGCCGCGGAACATCGGTTGCTCGATGGATCGTCAAACGATCGTTGGCCGCATCGTGCCGGACATGAAGAAGCTGATAGCGGTCCTGGCGATCGACCAATCCGAAATCGAATTCATTCGCAGCGATCAATCGGTGAAGCTCGTTTCGTGGCAGGACCGTTCCACCGCGATTCATTCTCAGACCGAAAAGATATCGCCGGTGGAGATGAAAGTTGTGCCTCAGGGGCTTTCCAGTCGCTACGGTGGCGGATTGGTGACGCGGCAGAATGCGAACGGCGAGGATGAACCGTTGAGCACGACATATATGGTGAACGTCCCGGTTGAGTTGGCTGAGGACGACGCAGTGGTCTTTCCTGGCAGCACAGGCGTGGCGAGGATCCGCACCGGAAGTCAAACCGTGGGTACCAGGATCTGGCGGCTGGTTTGCCAGACGTTTCAGTTCGAACTGTAG
- a CDS encoding glycosyltransferase family 2 protein, producing MKLYCPEETDTETAATKTAASVSIVVPVFNEFENTPLMYDELTTVMQDCDRSYELIFVDDGSVDGTRDRLKELASRDDRVKLVLFRRNYGQSAAMLAGMQHATMDYVVTIDGDLQNDPVDIPMMLGHLDDGYDLVHGWRKDRQDKLVSRKIPSKIANWLISRTTGFPIHDLGCTLKAIRREIASQIELYGEMHRFIPILGHQLGAKSIEVVTNHRARQFGETKYGIGRTFRVVLDLMTVKFMLNYLSSPMKLFGKLGLWTTGIGVGSLLATIGMRLFSGIDMTGNPLLLLGAISIILGVQFFSLGLIGEMCVRIYYGNEKNSPYQVRETVNFEGEERELKVVRAA from the coding sequence ATGAAACTTTACTGCCCAGAAGAAACTGATACGGAAACCGCTGCAACAAAGACTGCCGCATCGGTTTCGATCGTCGTTCCCGTCTTCAACGAGTTTGAAAATACGCCTCTGATGTACGACGAACTGACTACCGTCATGCAGGACTGCGATCGCTCCTACGAACTGATTTTTGTTGACGACGGCAGCGTCGACGGGACTCGTGATCGGCTGAAAGAACTGGCCAGCAGAGACGACCGCGTCAAACTGGTTCTTTTCCGTCGCAACTACGGTCAAAGCGCTGCGATGCTGGCCGGCATGCAGCACGCGACAATGGACTACGTGGTTACCATCGATGGTGATCTGCAAAACGATCCAGTCGACATTCCGATGATGCTGGGCCACCTCGACGATGGCTATGATCTGGTTCATGGTTGGCGTAAAGACCGACAGGACAAACTGGTCAGCCGCAAGATCCCTTCGAAAATTGCCAACTGGCTGATTTCTCGCACAACCGGATTTCCTATCCATGACTTGGGTTGCACGCTAAAAGCCATCCGCAGGGAAATTGCTTCCCAGATCGAACTGTACGGTGAAATGCACCGTTTCATTCCGATTCTTGGTCATCAGTTGGGCGCGAAAAGCATCGAAGTCGTGACCAACCATCGGGCTCGTCAGTTCGGCGAAACGAAGTACGGGATCGGCCGCACGTTTCGCGTCGTGTTGGATTTGATGACCGTCAAATTCATGCTGAACTATCTTTCCAGTCCGATGAAATTGTTCGGAAAACTTGGTTTGTGGACGACCGGTATCGGCGTTGGTTCATTGCTTGCCACGATTGGCATGCGACTGTTTTCAGGCATCGACATGACGGGCAATCCACTGCTGTTGCTGGGCGCCATTTCGATCATTCTGGGCGTGCAGTTTTTTAGTTTGGGATTGATTGGCGAAATGTGCGTCAGAATTTACTACGGGAACGAAAAGAACAGCCCGTATCAAGTTCGCGAGACCGTGAATTTTGAGGGCGAAGAACGCGAGCTGAAAGTCGTTCGCGCGGCGTAA
- the cmk gene encoding (d)CMP kinase: MVIAIDGPAGAGKSTVTRKLADRLGFSFLDTGAMYRAVTWAAISRDVAFTDDDALLQLANSIQIAFDGDRVFVDEEDVSEPIRTPEVTRNIFHVADHPGIRGRLVELQRQIAATGNFVCEGRDQGTVAFPDSFCKIYLNASPQYRAMRRVAQLEAAGQYVDYDEVVAAQNLRDERDSNREVGRLMRAEDAIEVNTDNQSIANVVDELERIARAKIAARREG; encoded by the coding sequence ATGGTTATCGCAATCGATGGTCCCGCCGGCGCGGGGAAAAGCACGGTTACCCGAAAGCTTGCTGATCGACTCGGTTTCTCTTTCCTCGATACCGGCGCGATGTATCGTGCTGTGACTTGGGCGGCGATCAGTCGTGACGTCGCATTTACGGATGACGACGCATTGCTGCAGCTTGCGAACTCCATTCAGATCGCGTTTGACGGCGACCGTGTGTTTGTCGATGAAGAGGACGTGTCAGAACCGATTCGGACGCCAGAAGTAACACGCAACATTTTTCACGTGGCTGACCATCCGGGAATTCGGGGTCGATTGGTCGAGTTGCAGCGGCAGATTGCTGCGACCGGTAATTTCGTTTGCGAAGGTCGCGATCAGGGAACCGTCGCGTTTCCCGATTCATTTTGCAAAATCTATCTGAACGCGTCGCCTCAATATCGCGCCATGCGACGCGTGGCTCAGTTGGAAGCCGCGGGCCAATATGTTGACTATGACGAAGTCGTCGCGGCTCAGAATCTGCGGGACGAGCGTGACTCGAATCGCGAAGTTGGCCGGCTGATGCGGGCTGAAGATGCGATCGAAGTGAATACGGACAACCAGTCCATCGCCAATGTCGTTGACGAGTTGGAGCGAATCGCCCGAGCTAAAATCGCAGCGCGTCGTGAAGGCTAG